The Chryseobacterium nakagawai genome has a segment encoding these proteins:
- a CDS encoding ExbD/TolR family protein: MKIQRRNKANPEFSLAAMTDVILLMLIFFMITSSAANQSAIEVNLPKAGAVEDNIPNPVVVSIKPDGAYFVDDNPVNRGDLEKIIVDKLTSQTNKSFTIRADENTMHKDVVFVMEIAEKHKFNIAIATVKDK; this comes from the coding sequence ATGAAAATTCAGAGAAGAAATAAAGCGAATCCGGAATTCAGTTTAGCAGCGATGACAGACGTTATCCTGTTGATGCTGATTTTCTTTATGATTACCTCTTCTGCAGCCAACCAAAGTGCTATAGAGGTGAATCTGCCGAAAGCCGGAGCTGTTGAAGATAATATTCCCAATCCTGTAGTTGTAAGCATTAAACCGGATGGGGCTTATTTTGTAGATGACAATCCTGTGAACAGAGGTGATCTGGAGAAGATTATTGTAGATAAATTGACAAGCCAGACCAATAAGTCTTTTACGATCAGAGCAGATGAAAATACGATGCATAAAGATGTTGTTTTCGTAATGGAAATCGCCGAGAAACATAAATTTAACATTGCTATTGCCACCGTTAAAGATAAATAA
- a CDS encoding four helix bundle protein, with amino-acid sequence MSYNKLDIYNIAFELFIETHQLSLQLPKYELYELGSQLRRSADSVVTNIAEGYGRNNYKGDFIRFLTYSQASCDETVCHLSKITRLYPE; translated from the coding sequence ATGAGCTACAATAAACTTGATATTTATAATATTGCTTTTGAATTGTTTATTGAAACACATCAATTGTCACTTCAACTACCAAAGTATGAACTATATGAACTTGGAAGTCAATTAAGACGCTCAGCAGACTCAGTTGTCACAAATATTGCAGAAGGCTATGGAAGAAATAATTACAAAGGAGACTTTATCAGATTTCTCACTTATTCTCAGGCAAGTTGTGATGAAACGGTATGTCACTTATCAAAAATCACAAGACTTTACCCTGAATAA
- a CDS encoding ferric siderophore ABC transporter substrate-binding protein, producing the protein MRSYTTNKNEENRDRIKSALLSILIWCAILLFVFYYKLKPELDKDPEVITTMLVNFGDNRNGNGVEEPAEQPGSLAAETEVVTPEPVEVPVPETKTEVKPEPVVKPEPKKIEAKDKVITGNNSKNTVPKKEESKKAEKKEATSTSTSKNTKKSGAAKGNSKTGNGDGQGNAAIGKFLGGKGQKPGGQGDGNGPGNAGDPLGGEGNGDSKVGIDRKLVGYIPGTMGRGGAQPSHSCTASGSITIAYTVDKAGNVVSARRAGGISDACVSSTSVAWVKKYVKAEKANVSSSGTYKITF; encoded by the coding sequence ATGAGAAGCTATACTACAAACAAAAACGAGGAAAACCGGGACCGGATAAAGAGCGCATTACTTTCTATCCTGATTTGGTGTGCCATTCTGCTTTTTGTTTTTTATTATAAATTAAAGCCTGAACTGGATAAAGACCCTGAAGTAATTACAACAATGTTGGTGAACTTCGGAGACAACAGAAATGGAAATGGAGTTGAAGAACCTGCAGAACAACCGGGAAGTTTAGCTGCTGAGACAGAAGTGGTAACACCGGAACCTGTAGAAGTTCCTGTTCCTGAAACAAAAACAGAAGTAAAGCCTGAACCGGTAGTAAAACCTGAACCCAAGAAAATAGAAGCAAAGGATAAGGTTATTACTGGAAATAATTCAAAGAATACCGTTCCTAAAAAAGAGGAGTCTAAAAAGGCTGAGAAAAAGGAAGCAACAAGTACGAGTACCTCTAAAAATACTAAAAAATCAGGAGCTGCTAAAGGCAATTCAAAGACCGGAAACGGAGACGGACAAGGAAATGCAGCCATTGGTAAGTTTCTTGGAGGAAAAGGACAGAAGCCTGGAGGACAGGGAGATGGAAATGGCCCCGGAAATGCAGGAGATCCACTAGGTGGAGAAGGAAATGGGGACAGTAAAGTGGGCATCGATAGAAAATTGGTAGGATATATTCCCGGAACCATGGGAAGAGGAGGTGCTCAGCCTTCTCACAGTTGTACAGCCAGTGGATCTATAACCATTGCCTATACGGTAGATAAAGCAGGAAATGTAGTATCTGCAAGAAGGGCAGGAGGTATTTCAGATGCTTGTGTATCGTCTACATCCGTTGCCTGGGTGAAGAAATATGTAAAGGCTGAGAAAGCCAATGTATCCTCCAGCGGAACTTATAAAATAACATTCTAA